The genome window atctagcaaggcctcttctaccctgaaaggctcaatagaagagacaaaggagtaatgctcacaaaaattaactaatcgagatcgagtagttactcccttgctaatatcacccagaatttggtcgacgggatgatccctttgaatcattgctcgaacttgggttggaggtgccggttgtgcttcttcctccatcacatgatcatcttgtgctcccccttgatcacactcctcctgatgaacctgttcatcgttttgagttggggaatgcaccattgttgaggaagaaggttgatcttgctccaattgttcctgtggtcgcacatcaccaatcgccatggtgcgcatagcgaccgttggaacgtcttcttcatctacatcatcaagatcaacaacttgctctcttggggagccattagtctcatcaaatacaacatcgctagagacttcaaccaaacctgatgttttgttgaagactctatacgcctttgtatttgagtcataacctaacaaaaacccttctacagctttgggagcaaacttagaatttctacccttctttactagaatgtagcacttgctcccaaatacacgaaagtaagatacattgggtttgttaccggttagtagctcatacgaagtcttcttgaggaggcgatgaaggtagaccctgttgatggcgtggcaagccgtgttcacggcttccgaccagaaacactcgggggtcttgaattctccaagcatcgtcctcgccatatcgattagtgtcctgttcttcctctctaccacaccattttgctgtggtgtgtagggagcggagaactcgtgcttgatcccttcctcctcaaggaactcctccacttgaaggttcttgaactcggacccgttatcgctccttatcttcttcaccttgagctcaaactcattttgagctctcctgaggaagcgcttgaggatcccttgggtttcagacttatcctgcaaaaagaacacccaagtgaagcgggaaaagtcatcaacgataactagaccatacttacttcctcctatgctcagataggcgacgggtccgaagaggtccatatgtagcagctccaggggtcttgatgttgtcatcacatttttggtgtgatgagagcctcccacctgtttccctgcttgacaagctgcacaaggtctatctttttcgaaatgaacattggttagacctatcacgtgttctccctttagaagcttgtggaggttcttcatccccacatgtgctaagcggcgatgccacaaccagcccatgcaagtcttagccattaagcatgcatctagactggcctcttcttttgcaaaatcaactaagtaaagcttgccgtctagaatagccttaaaagctagtgaaccatcacatcttctaaagacagacacatctacatttgtaaacaaacagttatatcccatattgcataattgactaatagatagcaaattatatccaagagactctactaaaaacacattagagatagagtgctcatttgagattgcaattttacctaacccttttaccttgccttgattcccatcaccgaatattattgaatcttgggaatccttattcttgacgtaggaggtgaacatcttcttctcccccgtcatgtggtttgtgcatccgctgtcaataatccagcttgaacccccggatgcataaacctgcaaggcaaatttaggcttgggtcttaggtacccaactcatgttgggtcctacaaggttagtgcaaatatccttagtgacccaaatgcaagttttgtctcccatgcattttgcccctaacttcctagcaactattttcctatcctttctacaaatagcaaaggaagcatttaaagcacgataaattgtagaaggttcattcattattttcctaggagcatgaataatattctttctaggcacatgatgaatagcacttctcctagacatatttctaccatgcatataggaagaactagaagcagacatggcatgagaatcaaaatcatcataagcattataactcctataagcatttctagtttgtctcctatcatggtacataaaagcatggttccttttagcactactagccataggagccttccctttctccttggcagagataggagccttatggcttgtcaagtccttggcttccctcttgtagccaagtccatccttaattgaggggtgtctaccaattgtgtaggcatcccttgcaaattttagcttatcaaaattactcttgctagtcttaagttgaacattaagactagccaattcatcattaagtttggaaattgaaactaggtgttcactacaagcgtcaatgtcaaaatctttacacctattacaagtttcaacaatttctacacaagaattagatttactagctacttctagtctagcatttaaatcatcattaaaactctttaacttagcaatagtttcatgacaagaagatagttcactagagagcatttcatttctcttaatttctagagcaagagatttctgagcttctacaaatttatcatgttcttcatacaacaaatcctcttgcttttctaaaagtatattcctatcattcaaggcatcaatcaattcattaattttgtctaccttggttctatctaatcccttgaataagcatgagtaatctatctcatcatcatcactagactcatcctcacttgaagaagcataagtactagtattatgagtgcttactttcttctcccttgccatgaggcaagtgtgtcgctcgttggggaagagggatgacttgttgaaggcagtggcggcgagtccttcattgtcggagtcggacgaagagcagtccgaatcccactccttgccaagatgagcctcgccctttgccttcttatagttcttctttttctccctcttgttcccttgatcctgatcactatcattgtcgggacagttagcaataaaatgaccaagcttaccgcatttgaagcatgagcgcttccccttggctttggtcttgcttggctgtcccttgcgacctttaagcaccgtcttgaatcttttgatgatgagatccatctcttcatcattaagtccgcccgcctcaatttgtgccaccttgctaggtagcgcctccttgcttcgtgttgccttgagagcaaggggttgcggctcgttgatcggaccattcaaggcgtcgtccacgtacctcgcctccttgatcatcattcgcccgctaacgaatttcccaagaacttcttcgggcgacatcttggtgtacctgggattttcacgtatattgtttaccaaatgaggatcaagaatggtaaatgaccttagcattaggcggacgacgtcgtggtccgtccatcgcgtgctcccgtagctccttattttgttgataagggtcttgagcctgttgtatgtttgtgtcggctcctcgccccttatcatcgcgaaccgtccaagctcgccctccaccaactccattttggtgagcaaggtgacgttgtttccctcatgagagatcttgagggtgtcccagatctgcttggcattgtccaagccgctcaccttgtgatactcgtccctgcacaaagaggctagcaacacagtagtagcttgtgcatttttatgaatctgttcattaataaacacagggctatccgagctatcaaatttcattccactttccacaatctcccaaatgcttggatggagagaaaacaggtgagtacgcattttgtggctccaaaatccgtagtcctctccatcaaagtgagggggcttgccaagtggaatggggagcaattgagcatttgaactatgcgggatgcgcgaataatcaaaagaaaagtttgagttaaccgtctttcgtctatcgtagtcgtcgtcgtccttttgggaggaggaagattcgtcgctgtcgtagtagacaatttccttgatgcgccttgtcttcttcttcctcccatcttttcttttgtggcccgagcccgagtcgttggacttgtcatcccttggctcgttgacgaaggactccttctccttgtcgttgatcacgattcccttccctttaggatccatctcttcgggcggttagtccctttgtgaagagaacggctttgataccaattgagagcacctagaggggggggtgtgaataggtgatcctgtaaaacttaaaaacttaagccacaaaacttggttaaacgttagcacagttaatgccaagtggctagagagaagatcttgcacaatacgataaccacaaagagttcaacacagaaaagacacagtggtttatcccgtggttcggccaagtacaaaacttgcctactccacgttgtggcgtcccaacggacgagagttgcactcaactcctctcaagtgatccaatgatcaacttgaataccacagtgttatgcttttcttttcttatcccgtttgcgaggaatctccacaacttggagcctctcgcccttacacttttgatgttcacaaagaatcacggagtaaggaaggggagcaacacacacaaatccacagcaaaatgcgcacacacacggccaagaatcgagctcaaaagactatctcaaagttctcactagaacggagctcgaatcactgagaatgacaaacgaatgcgcaaagactgagtgtggatgatcaagaatgctctaaggttgcttggtgttctcctccatgcgcctaggggtcccttttatagccccaaggcggctaggagccgttgagaacaaatctggaaggccatccttgccttctgtcgtcgggcgcaccggacagtccggtgcacaccggacactgtccggtgcccgatttccttccttaaatggcgaagccgaccgttgcagatgcgggagccgttggcgcaccagacatgtccggtgcacaccggacagtccggtgcccccttccgaccgttggctcggccacgtgtcgcgcgcggattccgcggccgaccgttggcccggccgaccgttggctcaccggacagtccggtgcacaccggacagtccgatgaattttagccgaacgtcatcggcgaattcccgagagtggccacttcgctcgaggcagcctggcgcaccggacactgtccggtgtaccaccggacagtccggtgccccagaccgaaacagcctttcggctgtacacaaccaactcttctcttttcttcttctttctgtttctaatcacttagacaagtatattagtacacaaaaccaatgtactaagatttagaaacatacctttactcttgttttgcactttgtccacccatgggcatagattcacatttaagcacttgtgttgacactcaatcaccaaaatacttagaaatggcccaagggcacatttccctttcagagggtagcggatatgttgaacgactatcaggaggcacaatacacgggaggatgtatggatgacgagccagagccgactgcaaaggcgttctacgacatgtttgacgcggcacagaagccccttcacgaccagacaaaggtttctcaactagatgccattgggcgtgtaatagcGTTTAAGTCgtagtacagcatgagtagagacgcattcgatggcttgttgatggttattgggagcctgcttccggatgatcacgttctgccaaagagcatgtacgaggcacagaaactcctttgtgcactcaagatgacgtatgagcagattcatacttgtccgaagggctgcgtgctatttaggaaagaatacgtggaggcaaagtactgtcccaagtgtaaatcgtctaggttcatggaggtagactctggtgatggacagaagaggcagctcgacatccccttgacaatcctacagcACCTTCCGTTTATacagaggatccagcgtctatacatgacagaggaatccgcgaaacaaatgacatggcacaaaaatggaaaatgatacaatcctgacaagatggtgcacgcatccgatggtgaagcatggaaacactttgatgccattcaccgtgagaaagccgaagaggctcgtaatgtacgtgttgcgttggccacagatgggttcaatccctatggaatgagcgctgccccgtacacatattggcccgtgtttgttatcccaatcaatctccccctggtgtgtgctttcaaaggcagaatatatttgtgtcattgataattcccggacacccagggaataaaatgggcgtgtacatggagcctttgatcgatgaattggtatgtgcctaggaggaaggggtatggacgtatgaccaaggtacgaagacaaacttcagaatgcatgttttgtaccagtactccatgcatgacttaccggcgtatgggctattctgcgcctggtgtgttcatggtaagttcccatgcccagtttgcaaggaagctctcaggttcatttggttgaaaaagggtggcaaatattcgtccttcgataaacatcaacaatttctccctcctgaccatccattctgcctaaacatcaagaactttacgaaaggtgtcgtagtgacagaccgcccacctgcaacgatgactggtgccaaaATTCATCaatagatagatgggctcgtggccaacacagaaggtggttttgtgggatatggtgagcaacatatgtggacacataagtctggcttgactcggctcccctattatgacgacctgctccttccacacaatattgacgtgatgcacactgaaaagaatgttgctgaggcactgtgggcaacaattatggacattcctcataagtcaaaggataacgtaaaggcaagagtggatctgacagcattatgtgatagaccaaaccaagagatgaagtcgccaagtggtggaaagacatgaaGAAGGCCTAaggcaccggtataggttctttgccgagtgtcaggaccatagcactcggtaaagaaccaAGATCTGGGCATCgatataggttctttgccgagtgtagtggctctgacactcggcaaagaagcacgctttgccgagtgccatacaaagcactcggcaaagaacctggcATGGGGACCCCGCTGAcatattctttgtcgagtgctggccggcagacactcggcaaaggtaactcctttgcGAGTGTCatctaggcactcggcaaagacgtcgtctccgtcacccggcacCATGACggttgcttttctttgccgagtacttcctggcactcgacaaagtctttgccgagtacttcctggcactcggcaaaatctttaccgagtgcttgagaaaaagtactcggcaaagaagactttatcgatgcactgtgtgccgagccctctttgccgagtgcgacactcggcaaagccgtcgaTTCCGGTAGTGTCAGATGCCATTTGATAGGGATGTAGTTCCTAATCTTCTGTCAAGTTTAAGATAACTATCGATTTAATGGAAATCGATAGACCGATCTAGCTGCAAACCATAAAGATGCAAACCCTATAACCTTTTAGCACCATCTCTTTTGTGTTTATTAACCACGTCACAATCTAATTACCCTCATTGAGGATACTAATCCCTCGTGACAACCAAAGAATACAAACAAAAACATGATAAAATATAACTCAAGTATAATAATAATTACATATATATGACTAAGTACTCAAATTTGGGATTTCACATACCGATAACGACAACCATTCAAAAAATAGATTGTTCTAAAGCAAAATCCAAATACTAACGTGAGCGACAACTACTGAATATAAGTCTAAGAGGAATCCAAGGACCCCTATTTGTGCTCCCCTAATGGGCTACATGTTATATGACCTAATTACTCAAAAGATGGTGATGCAACATATTGTTAGATTTCTGGATGTTGACTTGTTTCGACAATTTCTATGACCTAATTAAGTGGCATATGGAGGTGGGGCGGCGTTGACGTGGTGGGAAACGACATATGGGCATCACCAGCGGGGGCAGCGAGTGATGAATAATTTCGATGATGCAGACATGAAATAATCGTGTGTATGCAAAAAGAAAAATAATTTGATATTTTTCTGTAACAATGGTAGATGAGTGATTTTTGTGAATAGTTGAAAGTAAAAGACATAAGTAAAAGTGATGTCAAATTTGTGCTAAACAAAAGTTGCTTTTGAATGTGAATTTGGATGGAAGCCATCTCTTTTGGTTGACTTTTGACTATAAATAAGTCCAAATTACTCCCCTCTTCTATGGACAATATTCACATAACCCTCTAAAGTATTTTTTGTTCATTTTATCTATCCACCCATTTGAGTTGCTTCAATTTACTTTTTAACAAAATTTGTTTTTTTCATTTGTTTATGTATAAACTGAGTTTTCAGTACAGATTTTGTTAGTAGCTAATAGCATATTTTAGACTAGAAAAATATATTATGATCTTTTTATAATTATTTTGTTAGGTTAGGGTAAATGAAATATGAAATAATGATGAAAATTCTTACCATATTTTTCTAACATAAGTTATAATATTTTCAATAACCTTAGAAAATACGAACTTGATAGAAATGAAAAAAAGTCTCTCACTAATAAGATTCTCAGGAAAAAAATCTTAAAAATAGATATATAGTATATAGCATGCCCTATGCCGTAGGATACGCGTGGTCGCGCCAGATTTGCGTGCACTTGTCATTCGCGGTCGGCGCGTATCTTTCCCCTGCTCCCTGCCGCTGCACAAACGTCGTGCGCTCGGGCCGCCTTGTTTCCACGGACTTGCCAGGCTCGCCTCACCTCCGCGCCTCCGCCGTCCAACGGCCAACGCCCATCCAAAATGCGGCATCTCCGCCAGCACCAACAAGTAGCATGCAAAAGCTCTGCCAGGCCCGCACGGGCCTCGAATTAATATTTTGCGTCCTACTAGTATATATATTTTCTATATTTCTCCCGTACATACAATCCTGTCCTCTGTCCTCTGCTCTCCTCCGAGGAAGACACATACCACACCACCGATGTCCGATGCGACGAGGGAGCacataataaaaaaacaataaGACAATAAAATTAAATAAAATTATAAACAGAGAAAAGGACAACGTGAAATACCCTAGGCCGTGATCTTGGCGGCTGCGGCGCGTCGGCGATCGGCGGGGGTCGCCCCGCGGCCGACGACGTCATGCTGGGGCGGCGCGGGGAGATGGGGTACGAGGAAGGGGAGCTCGAGCTGGAGGAGGGCGAGGCGGCCTCCGGCGGCGGCCGTGAGCTGGTTATTCCCGACGCGCTCACCTGCATCGTAAGAACGTTCTCTGCTCTCCTCCTCGTCCTCCTCGTCGTCCTATTGCGTGTGAGAGTGTATTGGATCAATGGCTGATCAGATGTCAGTATGCGAATGCGTTCTCGTGCCGAGGTGATTAGTGTTGCTGTCGCAGCGTTGCGAttgtttttttgttttcttttgcgTTACGGGTAGTATGATATACAAGTACTTGTTACCAATGTTGCAGAGATTTAGGTCGATTTTGCAGTGTGGTTGAGGTAATCACTGATTGACACGAATGCATGGTTGTTTTTTTTATCAATGCAACATCAATGCTTCAATCTAACATGGTTACATGAATGCTgtggggagggggggggggggggggggggttacgaTTCTGCCGGTTCATTGCTGGCCTCTGTGGGGGATTCGAATTTGGCTAACTTGTTAGCTTTACCTGGTAAAGTATCGGAGCCGACATGAGAATGCAACTATGCAAGACTAGTTGGTAGTTACTTCTGCAACCGTTGAGTAGTAGTACTAGTTTGCGGTGATTTCTTGTACCCCTTGTGTGAATTATGAAACCTTCTCAATTTCAGTGCTAGATTTAGCAGGTTACTGGGACAAGTTTGCTGGTGATTGGCAGTAGTATGGTTTGTACTGTTGGTTCACGTGCACATTTTCTGTTCCATTTGATTTTGGTTATTTTCTGGTTACCTGTCCTGCTTGGTGAAAACTCTGCTATGTTAACATAGATATGTATCCGTCTGCTTCCGTTCTAGTTTCATCCCTAGGTAGGCCCTTGTACTTTACAATttataggttggacacaaatcaattTCTGCTGTTGAGATCAGTGCCTAGAGGCAACATATAGACAAAATTTATCTTCTACTCTGATTTTTTCTTTGAAAGGACTTCCTAGCTGACATACGTGGGGAGGTAACTCATACATGTTTGTATGTATTCAAGGGATTTAATATATTTGTTATATGATAGTTCTGGGGTTACCTCGATGTAAGTGATAATGTGTATTTTGAGGGCTGAATTATTCCTTCTAAGCTTATGCTTCACCGCTTTCTATTGATAGTTTTACACCCAGAAAGAGTGCATTTAACTTTGTTGTTCCATACCTGTCTATACTTCAAAAAAGAAGAAACGGCTTTCTCCTTTTACATACATGCTTTATCTTTTTAGTATACACTCTCATAGTACAGCCTCATCCTTCTGGATGATCAGCCTTTAAACTTTTACTTATAACTATGTTCTTTGTGCTAAAAGACTAAAGCGTGCTGTATTATTCACAGGATGAAAGAATCCAAAATGTGTTGGGTCATTTACGCAAGAAATTTGAAGGTGAAATAACTCATATGAATTTGGGTAAGAGGAGTAAAAATTGCCAACCTGTTTGCTCTGTACAGTTATTGATGTTATATTGGCTTATGTGAAAAATCGTTCACACTACATAGGTTCGATGTATGGATGCCATGGTTCGTTCTTGCCAACATACCCACGTTCCCCTTTGGGCTTTCCTCAATATAGGAACACTGCAGATCCAAAAAACCATGGCAGTGCCTCGAGATCCCTGCATGTATTAACAGAGGTACACTTTACAAAATTTTACATATATTGACTTACTAGGATTGATGCCTACATGTGACAATATTACAATGTGCTTCCAGAATGCGCAAAAGAACCATTTTGTTAAGACGGAATTAGACAGCAGCAGGAAAAATGAATACTGTCGAATATCCAATGAGAGTGATGGCAATCAACAGATGTTAAACAGAGCAGTCATTGGGTCTGAGCAGAAAGCACGAAAAATACGTATCAAGTTGAACAGCAATAAAAGTTTGCCAAGAAATACTGCTGCTATATATAGTGGCCTGGGCCTAGATATTTCCCCTTCATCATCTGCAGAAGACAACCTAGATGAGACTGCTGGGGCTCTGGTGCCTGAAGTTTTGCCTGATGAATCTCCACGTGCCATACTTGAGGTTAAATTTTACCCTGTTCGTGATATTGTGGTGAAGCCTTGTACAATTGATTTGAAGTGTTAATGCATTGTGCTTTTTGAACAGATAATGACCAGCCATTATATTCCTGGAGGACACTTGCTCTCACCCCTCAAGGAAAATGTTCTAGAATTGAAACAAAAGCCTAAAGTGATGGTAAAACAAGAAGCACCTGAATTTCAAGTCAAAGTAGAATTGCATGGAGACTGGGGCTGTACAACCTCTGCTACTCTGGATAACAAAGATAAGTGTACCAAGGAAATCAAGTCTGATGAAAAGAAAGACAAGATCCCCATTTTCAGGAGTTCAAAAATCAGAGTTAACAAACCATCTGCTGTGAATAAGGGAACTAAGCCTTTACAGGATGTTTTAGATGATACCGGTTCAAACTTGTTGCCTACAATTGTAAATACAGAACATACAGTTGAGGAGCCAGCGAAATTTACAGGTGCAATTTCAGATAAAATGAAGGGATCGAAGGATGGTGCATCAAAAGGACACATTAGTGGCAAGAACAAAAACATTAAGGAGGAACCTTCGCTTGATCATGGATTTTCTCGTAAAAACAGATGTGATTCTGATGAGTACAATGGTAAACCTCATGCCAGTTCATGTCAGTTGCAAAACATTCCCAACAAAACTTCGCCACTGGAGAGGGACAAAGGGAAAGTATTGCATATGGAAGATGAACCATCTCAGTACAAAAGCAAGGAAAATGGAGACCTGTTTAGTGCAGATTCCATGGCTGTCATGGTAGGAAATGTTGATAGAAATTCTTTAGGGATgatgaaagggaagaagaaagtttCTTCTTTGCAAGCCACCCTGTCTGGGAAGTTCAAGTTCAAGGCAAAAAAACAATTGAATGACAACATTGATAGAAAAAAATATGGTGAAGACGAGCATTATGCTTTAGACCATAGAATTGGTTTGGATAATTCATATCAAATAGATAAGAGTGTGAGGCTTGAGAAAAAGACCATCTCATCTGGGGAGATTGATAACAAGTCAGATGTTGGAAATGATGGTGGTGTCAATATCTCTGCCATGTTTGATGAGAAATCAGATGTTTTGCCATTAGCATCTGCATCCCTGCCTGCTCCAGAACCCATTTTAATAAATGAACAATGGGTGTGCTGCGACAAGTGTGAGAATTGGCGCCTTTTACCCTATGGGATGAATCCAGATATACTTCCCAAAAAATGGCGGTGTAGCATGCAGAGTTGGCTGTAAGTTCATCCACCTCGTTCAATTACTTGTAAGTGTTGTTAAATGCTTTATTTGGTTTTTAAGTGTGATTATTTTGGTATTTGCAATTCATTATAGGCCTGGAATGAATAGCTGCAAAATAACTGAAGACGAGACCACAAAAGCCCTTCGGGCACTTTATATGGTTCCTGCACCTGAAAATAACATTAAGGATGGTGGTCATGATAATGCTATGTCAGGCAAAGGTACAGCTATTGCTCCAACTTTTCAGGGAAATACACAGTCCATCAGTTCACTGGGGAAGCTAAAAGGTTCCCTTGATGGAGCCAATGTGGCAAATACTTTGGAGTCAGCTGGTATGTCAAAGCCCTCAAAGAATCTGCATGCTCCTTCAAGTAGAAACTTCTCTAAACTGAAGGAAAAAAGGAAGCTGGTGGAATCATCAGATAAAGGTGCACCACCTAAGTGTTGTTGAAGTTTACTAATACCTTTCTGTTGTTTTGTTTCTAAAGATTCACATTTCTTTAGGAGAAATTGTTGGAAAAGACCAATCACGTCGAATGAGAAGCAGTGTAGGGGTTGATCATGATAACCTGCGAGCatcaaagaaaatgaagaaagaatCCAATGGCCCTGTGATGAAGCATCAACCCTCTGAGTTTGAAATAAGCAAAAGTAGTCCTGCCAGTGAGACTCTGAAAAACATTCAGAAGCGCAGTTGCATTTCTCCTGGCATGGGAAAGTATGGTTTATCTTCATCAGGTAAACATTCTCATGGTGAGGATAAAGATTTCTCAGCTGTGGTCATTAAAACATCAGATACAGAGAACTCTGGCCCTCGAGACTCATCCATTAAGAAGAGAAAACTGAAACAAAGGCAGTCAAGC of Zea mays cultivar B73 chromosome 8, Zm-B73-REFERENCE-NAM-5.0, whole genome shotgun sequence contains these proteins:
- the LOC103635747 gene encoding uncharacterized protein isoform X2; its protein translation is MLGRRGEMGYEEGELELEEGEAASGGGRELVIPDALTCIDERIQNVLGHLRKKFEGEITHMNLGSMYGCHGSFLPTYPRSPLGFPQYRNTADPKNHGSASRSLHVLTENAQKNHFVKTELDSSRKNEYCRISNESDGNQQMLNRAVIGSEQKARKIRIKLNSNKSLPRNTAAIYSGLGLDISPSSSAEDNLDETAGALVPEVLPDESPRAILEIMTSHYIPGGHLLSPLKENVLELKQKPKVMVKQEAPEFQVKVELHGDWGCTTSATLDNKDKCTKEIKSDEKKDKIPIFRSSKIRVNKPSAVNKGTKPLQDVLDDTGSNLLPTIVNTEHTVEEPAKFTGAISDKMKGSKDGASKGHISGKNKNIKEEPSLDHGFSRKNRCDSDEYNGKPHASSCQLQNIPNKTSPLERDKGKVLHMEDEPSQYKSKENGDLFSADSMAVMVGNVDRNSLGMMKGKKKVSSLQATLSGKFKFKAKKQLNDNIDRKKYGEDEHYALDHRIGLDNSYQIDKSVRLEKKTISSGEIDNKSDVGNDGGVNISAMFDEKSDVLPLASASLPAPEPILINEQWVCCDKCENWRLLPYGMNPDILPKKWRCSMQSWLPGMNSCKITEDETTKALRALYMVPAPENNIKDGGHDNAMSGKGTAIAPTFQGNTQSISSLGKLKGSLDGANVANTLESAGMSKPSKNLHAPSSRNFSKLKEKRKLVESSDKGEIVGKDQSRRMRSSVGVDHDNLRASKKMKKESNGPVMKHQPSEFEISKSSPASETLKNIQKRSCISPGMGKYGLSSSGKHSHGEDKDFSAVVIKTSDTENSGPRDSSIKKRKLKQRQSSQHFRDPHCSNNDTNGITKQNITEINAVKKKSRSELNLLKTDRIATDSRGTVGGVDDRISTDKECLSEQLQENTHFQHPSLVEGTTKREIRHAQTPIAATSSSSKMSNSNKYIAHFQETRASPVESVSSSPLRSSDKNPLGRHRSSSWTITENVHSQESGKINSSCSNRNYDLGSDCDKAKARISGCFNGDVSHHVQKDRDFLKDKQDVMNACLINKGSGFGARNFQLSPEHKVNPDVLSSHDNDGHKQPTVRQNGKTQPHFGSNQGDHANLTYGHIKPGKGNIPNKDQKTNPSAVKASKQQPSLNNASNGDASYKARQIEKAVIENLDTRKHITLNGDASNLTSASVLLKEARDLKHLSKRLKEKGDDFESTSMCFEAGLKFLHVASLWETPNIDSSNQGVSIQAMKLYSETGILFGFCAHEFERLKKMANAALAYKCVEVAYMKAAFFRSPGVIKDRHALHAASLMVAPAESPSSSASDIDNLNNQSTVAKAVSARGVYSPQIASNSISRNNHHLMGLLSYAEDTNNSFEGTRKSQTSFSAYLSGIGKNQVDEVALVRKVLDFSFHNVKGLLQLIRHSLESINHESGK